A single genomic interval of Gossypium raimondii isolate GPD5lz chromosome 11, ASM2569854v1, whole genome shotgun sequence harbors:
- the LOC105801475 gene encoding monothiol glutaredoxin-S6 produces MEAVTRMVADRPVVIFSRTTCCMSHTIKTLISGFGANPTVYELDEIQDGQQVERALQQMGCKPSIPAVFIGQQLIGGPNQIMTLQVKNQLVPMLMRAGAIWI; encoded by the coding sequence ATGGAAGCAGTTACAAGGATGGTAGCTGACAGACCAGTGGTGATCTTTAGCCGGACCACATGTTGCATGAGCCATACCATCAAGACACTGATAAGTGGGTTTGGGGCAAATCCAACAGTTTACGAGCTGGACGAAATCCAAGATGGGCAACAAGTTGAAAGGGCACTGCAGCAGATGGGATGCAAGCCCAGTATACCAGCTGTTTTCATAGGGCAGCAACTCATTGGGGGTCCCAATCAAATCATGACCCTCCAAGTGAAGAACCAGCTTGTCCCAATGCTCATGAGAGCTGGTGCCATATGGATTTGA
- the LOC105803046 gene encoding BTB/POZ domain-containing protein At1g03010 isoform X2 — MGLSMEMEVYGKSNNLTSKLLALTNMPISDVSSDLTIEVGASSFALHKFPLVSRSGRIKKLLVDTKDSKISHINLSSIPGGSEAFELAAKFCYGINVEIMLSNVAMLRCASNFLEMTEEFADKNLEARTEAYMKDMVLPNISSSISVLHHCESLLPISEEINLVNRLINAIANNACKEQLTSGLLKLDHNFPSKAMSNVAPETPSDWWGKSLAVLNLSFFQRVILAVKSKGLNQDMISKILINYTHDSLQGLAVRDPHLVKGSMFDLELQRKQRVVVEAMVNLLPTQSRKSPVPMAFLSSLLKTAIASSASTSCKSDLERRIGLQLDQAILEDILIPANSHRNSHTAMYDTESILRIFSIFLNLDEDEEEDEEDPLRDENDTAYDFDSPRSPKQSSILKVSKLLDTYLAEVALDTNLSPLKFIALTELLPDHARVVSDGLYRAVDVFLKVHPNMKDTERYRLCKTIDCQKLSQEACSHAAQNERLPVQMAVQVLYFEQIRLRNAMSGGHNPFFFGATNSQFPQRSSSGVGSGAISPRDNYASVRRENRELKLEVARMRMRLTDLEKDHVSMKQEMVGSHPTNKLLKSITRKLRKLNSLFRINNMKAAGSKANSESRFLSHRRWRYSVS, encoded by the exons ATGGGTTTAAGCATGGAAATGGAAGTCTATGGCAAAAGCAACAATTTGACATCTAAATTATTGGCACTAACAAACAT GCCTATTTCTGATGTTTCCAGTGATCTTACTATTGAGGTAGGAGCATCAAGCTTTGCACTTCACAAG ttcCCTCTGGTTTCTCGGAGTGGAAGAATCAAGAAGCTGTTGGTGGACACAAAGGATTCAAAGATTTCACACATAAATCTCTCTTCTATTCCGGGTGGATCAGAAGCGTTTGAGCTAGCTGCGAAGTTCTGCTACGGAATAAATGTCGAGATTATGTTATCAAACGTTGCAATGTTAAGATGTGCATCAAATTTCCTGGAAATGACAGAAGAGTTTGCTGACAAGAACCTGGAAGCTCGTACAGAAGCTTATATGAAGGACATGGTACTCCCGAACATATCAAGCTCGATATCAGTTCTTCACCATTGTGAAAGCCTCTTGCCTATATCTGAAGAGATCAACCTTGTTAACAGGCTCATCAATGCAATCGCGAACAACGCATGCAAAGAGCAGCTCACTTCAGGCTTATTGAAACTTGATCACAACTTTCCATCAAAAGCTATGTCGAATGTGGCACCAGAAACGCCATCTGATTGGTGGGGAAAGTCTCTGGCAGTTCTTAACCTCAGTTTCTTCCAACGAGTTATATTAGCAGTGAAGTCCAAGGGTCTAAACCAGGATATGATCagcaaaattttgataaattacacCCATGATTCTCTTCAAGGATTGGCTGTCAGGGACCCTCACTTGGTAAAGGGAAGCATGTTCGATTTGGAGCTGCAAAGGAAACAAAGGGTAGTCGTTGAAGCCATGGTTAACTTACTGCCAACTCAATCAAGGAAGAGCCCAGTTCCCATGGCATTTCTCTCCAGTTTACTGAAAACTGCAATAGCCTCATCCGCATCCACTTCTTGCAAATCTGATTTGGAGAGGCGGATAGGTCTGCAACTAGACCAAGCAATTCTTGAAGACATCCTAATACCAGCTAATTCACACAGAAACAGTCATACAGCCATGTATGATACAGAGTCAATCCTAAGGATCTTCTCCATCTTTTTGAACTTGGATGAGGATGAGGAAGAGGATGAGGAAGATCCTTTGAGAGATGAAAATGATACGGCATATGATTTTGACAGCCCAAGGTCTCCCAAACAAAGTTCAATCCTCAAAGTATCCAAGTTACTAGACACTTACCTTGCTGAAGTTGCACTAGACACAAACTTGTCGCCACTGAAATTTATAGCACTCACAGAATTACTTCCAGACCATGCTCGCGTAGTTAGCGATGGATTATACAGAGCCGTCGATGTTTTCCTCAAG GTTCATCCAAACATGAAGGACACCGAACGCTACAGACTATGCAAAACCATAGACTGTCAGAAACTATCTCAAGAAGCCTGTAGCCATGCAGCACAGAATGAAAGGTTACCGGTGCAAATGGCTGTCCAAGTGTTATATTTCGAGCAAATCAGGCTTAGGAACGCAATGAGTGGAGGCCACAATCCATTTTTCTTCGGTGCAACCAATAGTCAGTTCCCTCAACGTTCGAGCAGTGGCGTGGGAAGTGGAGCCATCTCACCCAGAGATAACTATGCATCAGTGAGAAGAGAGAACCGGGAACTGAAACTCGAAGTTGCAAGGATGAGAATGAGGCTAACCGACCTAGAAAAAGATCATGTGTCAATGAAACAAGAGATGGTGGGATCCCATCCTACTAACAAGTTACTCAAATCAATCACCAGGAAACTAAGAAAGCTAAACTCCTTGTTCAGGATCAACAATATGAAGGCTGCAGGGAGTAAAGCAAATTCAGAATCTCGGTTCTTGTCCCATAGGAGATGGCGTTACTCAGTATCATGA
- the LOC105803046 gene encoding BTB/POZ domain-containing protein At1g03010 isoform X1: MGVVTVAELKPSMSGKRSFRQSSSIRHATEWPISDVSSDLTIEVGASSFALHKFPLVSRSGRIKKLLVDTKDSKISHINLSSIPGGSEAFELAAKFCYGINVEIMLSNVAMLRCASNFLEMTEEFADKNLEARTEAYMKDMVLPNISSSISVLHHCESLLPISEEINLVNRLINAIANNACKEQLTSGLLKLDHNFPSKAMSNVAPETPSDWWGKSLAVLNLSFFQRVILAVKSKGLNQDMISKILINYTHDSLQGLAVRDPHLVKGSMFDLELQRKQRVVVEAMVNLLPTQSRKSPVPMAFLSSLLKTAIASSASTSCKSDLERRIGLQLDQAILEDILIPANSHRNSHTAMYDTESILRIFSIFLNLDEDEEEDEEDPLRDENDTAYDFDSPRSPKQSSILKVSKLLDTYLAEVALDTNLSPLKFIALTELLPDHARVVSDGLYRAVDVFLKVHPNMKDTERYRLCKTIDCQKLSQEACSHAAQNERLPVQMAVQVLYFEQIRLRNAMSGGHNPFFFGATNSQFPQRSSSGVGSGAISPRDNYASVRRENRELKLEVARMRMRLTDLEKDHVSMKQEMVGSHPTNKLLKSITRKLRKLNSLFRINNMKAAGSKANSESRFLSHRRWRYSVS; this comes from the exons ATGGGTGTTGTTACTGTTGCTGAACTGAAACCCAGTATGTCAGGAAAGAGATCTTTTCGTCAAAGTTCCAGTATCAGGCATGCCACTGAATG GCCTATTTCTGATGTTTCCAGTGATCTTACTATTGAGGTAGGAGCATCAAGCTTTGCACTTCACAAG ttcCCTCTGGTTTCTCGGAGTGGAAGAATCAAGAAGCTGTTGGTGGACACAAAGGATTCAAAGATTTCACACATAAATCTCTCTTCTATTCCGGGTGGATCAGAAGCGTTTGAGCTAGCTGCGAAGTTCTGCTACGGAATAAATGTCGAGATTATGTTATCAAACGTTGCAATGTTAAGATGTGCATCAAATTTCCTGGAAATGACAGAAGAGTTTGCTGACAAGAACCTGGAAGCTCGTACAGAAGCTTATATGAAGGACATGGTACTCCCGAACATATCAAGCTCGATATCAGTTCTTCACCATTGTGAAAGCCTCTTGCCTATATCTGAAGAGATCAACCTTGTTAACAGGCTCATCAATGCAATCGCGAACAACGCATGCAAAGAGCAGCTCACTTCAGGCTTATTGAAACTTGATCACAACTTTCCATCAAAAGCTATGTCGAATGTGGCACCAGAAACGCCATCTGATTGGTGGGGAAAGTCTCTGGCAGTTCTTAACCTCAGTTTCTTCCAACGAGTTATATTAGCAGTGAAGTCCAAGGGTCTAAACCAGGATATGATCagcaaaattttgataaattacacCCATGATTCTCTTCAAGGATTGGCTGTCAGGGACCCTCACTTGGTAAAGGGAAGCATGTTCGATTTGGAGCTGCAAAGGAAACAAAGGGTAGTCGTTGAAGCCATGGTTAACTTACTGCCAACTCAATCAAGGAAGAGCCCAGTTCCCATGGCATTTCTCTCCAGTTTACTGAAAACTGCAATAGCCTCATCCGCATCCACTTCTTGCAAATCTGATTTGGAGAGGCGGATAGGTCTGCAACTAGACCAAGCAATTCTTGAAGACATCCTAATACCAGCTAATTCACACAGAAACAGTCATACAGCCATGTATGATACAGAGTCAATCCTAAGGATCTTCTCCATCTTTTTGAACTTGGATGAGGATGAGGAAGAGGATGAGGAAGATCCTTTGAGAGATGAAAATGATACGGCATATGATTTTGACAGCCCAAGGTCTCCCAAACAAAGTTCAATCCTCAAAGTATCCAAGTTACTAGACACTTACCTTGCTGAAGTTGCACTAGACACAAACTTGTCGCCACTGAAATTTATAGCACTCACAGAATTACTTCCAGACCATGCTCGCGTAGTTAGCGATGGATTATACAGAGCCGTCGATGTTTTCCTCAAG GTTCATCCAAACATGAAGGACACCGAACGCTACAGACTATGCAAAACCATAGACTGTCAGAAACTATCTCAAGAAGCCTGTAGCCATGCAGCACAGAATGAAAGGTTACCGGTGCAAATGGCTGTCCAAGTGTTATATTTCGAGCAAATCAGGCTTAGGAACGCAATGAGTGGAGGCCACAATCCATTTTTCTTCGGTGCAACCAATAGTCAGTTCCCTCAACGTTCGAGCAGTGGCGTGGGAAGTGGAGCCATCTCACCCAGAGATAACTATGCATCAGTGAGAAGAGAGAACCGGGAACTGAAACTCGAAGTTGCAAGGATGAGAATGAGGCTAACCGACCTAGAAAAAGATCATGTGTCAATGAAACAAGAGATGGTGGGATCCCATCCTACTAACAAGTTACTCAAATCAATCACCAGGAAACTAAGAAAGCTAAACTCCTTGTTCAGGATCAACAATATGAAGGCTGCAGGGAGTAAAGCAAATTCAGAATCTCGGTTCTTGTCCCATAGGAGATGGCGTTACTCAGTATCATGA
- the LOC105803045 gene encoding zinc finger CCCH domain-containing protein 32, with amino-acid sequence MELYSRIPPRNGSQSGYQSEWSPAGPETGLEESMWQLSLGGTESYPERPGVPDCVYYMRTGFCGYGNRCRYNHPRNPAWVEAAVRATGVYPERPGEPTCQFYLKTGTCKFGASCKFHHPKQGDQSFSQVPLNIYGYPLRPGEKECSYYLKTGHCKFDTTCKFHHPQPAGTSIPASAPQFYQPVQSPSVPITEQYGGTSTSARPPILPGSYVQGAYGPVLFSPGVVPIPGWSHYSAPVSSVLCPGVQPAVGATSLYGLTQLSSSTPSHAGPYLSLPSSMSPSSGNQNNQTFPERPGEPECQYYLRTGDCKFGSSCRYHHPRDKVAPWTNCILSPMGLPLRSGGQPCSFYLQNGRCKFGSTCKFDHPIGTMRYSPSLSSLIDMPVAPYPVGSLLATLPPSSTSSELRPELSSGSKKDSYLSRIPSSSTSSSSVGLIFSQTGSVPLSDLQHSSQNSVPLSSTRSTRQGGEVHRSN; translated from the exons ATGGAGTTGTACAGTCGCATCCCGCCACGGAATGGGTCTCAATCGGGTTATCAGTCCGAATGGAGCCCCGCTGGTCCTGAGACTGGCCTGGAAG AGTCAATGTGGCAATTGTCGTTGGGGGGCACTGAATCTTACCCGGAGCGGCCTGGGGTACCTGACTGTGTTTACTACATGCGAACCGGGTTCTGTGGATATGGTAATAGGTGCCGCTACAATCATCCTCGCAACCCTGCCTGG GTTGAGGCTGCTGTAAGAGCTACAGGGGTGTATCCTGAACGACCAGGGGAGCCCACATGTCAG ttttatttaaaaactggGACCTGTAAATTTGGCGCATCCTGTAAGTTCCACCATCCCAAACAAGGAGATCAATCCTTTAGCCAAGTTCCATTGAATATATATGGATACCCATTACGACCG GGTGAGAAAGAATGCTCCTACTATTTGAAAACGGGGCACTGCAAGTTTGATACTACCTGTAAATTCCATCATCCTCAACCAGCTGGAACATCAATTCCAGCATCTGCACCTCAATTTTATCAGCCGGTGCAGTCTCCTTCAGTCCCTATAACTGAACAGTATGGAGGTACATCCACCAGTGCAAGGCCTCCTATATTACCTGGTTCATATGTTCAGGGGGCTTATGGCCCTGTTCTGTTTTCCCCTGGGGTGGTTCCTATTCCGGGTTGGAGTCACTACTCG GCACCTGTAAGCTCAGTACTCTGTCCTGGTGTGCAACCTGCTGTTGGGGCTACTTCTCTCTATGGACTAACACAGCTGTCTTCTTCAACACCTTCACATGCAGGACCTTATCTTTCCTTGCCCTCTTCTATGAGCCCTTCAAGTGGTAACCAGAACAATCAAACATTTCCAGAGAGACCCGGTGAGCCTGAATGCCAATACTATTTGAGGACTGGCGACTGTAAATTTGGATCGTCTTGTAGGTATCATCATCCTAGAGACAAGGTTGCGCCATGGACAAATTGCATCCTCAGCCCAATGGGACTTCCTTTACGTTCA GGGGGGCAGCCTTGTTCTTTCTACTTGCAGAATGGGCGCTGCAAGTTTGGGTCCACATGCAAATTCGATCACCCAATAGGAACAATGAGATATAGTCCGTCATTGTCATCTCTCATTGATATGCCAGTTGCTCCCTATCCAGTTGGATCTCTGCTGGCTACATTGCCCCCTTCTTCCACTTCTTCCGAGTTACGGCCTGAGTTGAGTTCAGGGTCTAAGAAGGATTCTTATTTGAGCAGAATTCCTTCTTCAAGCACATCTAGCAGTTCAGTTGGTTTGATTTTTTCACAGACAGGTTCTGTTCCCCTTTCTGATTTGCAGCATTCAAGTCAGAATTCTGTTCCTTTATCCAGTACCAGAAGCACGAGACAGGGTGGTGAGGTTCATCGCTCAAACTGA